A genomic region of Pyrus communis chromosome 14, drPyrComm1.1, whole genome shotgun sequence contains the following coding sequences:
- the LOC137715440 gene encoding uncharacterized protein isoform X1, with the protein MTAKVASAVEPRIAEMSGTTMTPASSASTQKVSMFAAKAGFVIPKNKLSGSLVPVFRGSKNLGAGDAVSGESKKQIQRKTKWGPDLTQDASVKKGRALAYQTRVDQITQQLKSGMLEDENDEDLLSAPQDPHHKSSKHQIDTNDVNQLELEKREAIGEILKLNPSYKTPPEYKPLLKEATVPIPVKEYPKYNFVGLIYGPGSDNQKQLEKETGAKIQVYGTKAGTGQKAEIKPSDGSEIHGEYENLYVHISADTFEKVDAAVAVIELLVTSVSGNLAAVSSTGASVSADNAHVPSQVQDTTTSNMVPTTVVNQGMVQPLPGLAQTPLDGQFQYPGPFFPRGPSSAPMNMPGFTPLNSSRPVLNSPSHLSTSPFNPAYLPSSLGLPPSLVSPRQNPPTTQFLPHAYVAPQPASVQTNVSAPLTFIGNRPLPAGSSTGWSSSPPAPQPGVASMPPPSNISMANMVSSLNHPIAAPSFISFPRPQAGLPSTSLSTSLQARIPSSVSGSVPNFAPLKPPMMTAQSPGDFTFQPHRPQNPSFQTVPQPSSHFSAHNASLARPMLPSPAPQAPSFQFPQPGSQVLSRPQLSDHMGQHPSAHISAAPYARNSTAISVPPRLATFLESSTVLPRTPHPPMRPSNFNPPHQMPNLPGPLPPRPGNYIQIQQNYPAHATRPEIPRAPNQQFSSNLAFTSGKSASGPGGGQQLYDPFSPTSANQQQGGNPGKM; encoded by the exons ATGACTGCAAAGGTTGCATCTGCAGTCGAACCTCGCATTGCTGAGATGTCTGGTACAACGATGACACCTGCATCATCAGCTAGTACTCAAAAGGTCTCCATGTTTGCTGCCAAGGCTGGATTTGTTATACCAAAAAACAAGCTGTCGGGTTCACTTGTGCCTGTCTTTCGCGGAAGTAAAAACCTAGGAGCCGGTGATGCAGTTAGTGGAGAAAGTAAGAAACAGATTCAGAGGAAAACTAAATGGGGCCCTGATCTCACCCAGGATGCTTCTGTCAAAAAGGGAAGAGCTTTAGCTTATCAG ACTCGGGTGGATCAAATTACACAACAGCTGAAATCTGGAATGTTAGAGGATGAGAATGATGAGGACTTACTATCAGCACCTCAAGATCCGCACCACAAATCCTCTAAGCATCAAATTGACACAAAC GACGTCAACCAATTGGAACTTGAGAAGCGGGAAGCCATAG GTGAGATATTAAAGTTAAATCCAAGCTACAAAACCCCACCTGAGTATAAACCTTTGTTGAAAGAGGCTACAGTCCCTATTCCT GTGAAAGAATATCCTAAATACAATTTTGTTGGCCTAATATATGGTCCTGGAAGTGATAACCAGAAACAATTAGAAAAG GAAACCGGAGCCAAGATTCAAGTCTATGGTACCAAAGCAGGGACAGGACAGAAG GCTGAAATAAAACCATCTGATGGGAGTGAAATCCATGGTGAATATGAAAACTTATATGTTCATATATCAGCTGACACATTTGAGAAAGTAGATGCAGCGGTTGCTGTAATTGAACTGTTAGTCACCTCTGTATCA GGAAATCTGGCAGCGGTTAGCAGTACAGGTGCTTCAGTTTCTGCTGATAATGCTCATGTTCCTAGTCAAGTCCAGGACACTACAACCTCTAATATGGTTCCGACTACTGTGGTAAATCAGGGAATGGTACAACCACTGCCAGGACTTGCACAAACTCCACTGGATGGGCAGTTTCAGTACCCTGGTCCATTTTTCCCAAGGGGCCCATCTTCTGCTCCCATGAATATGCCTGGCTTCACTCCACTGAATTCTTCGAGACCAGTTCTCAATAGTCCTTCCCATCTTTCAACTTCACCTTTCAACCCTGCATACCTACCTTCATCATTGGGTCTTCCGCCATCTCTTGTTTCCCCTAGACAAAATCCACCAACAACACAATTTTTGCCGCATGCATATGTGGCTCCCCAGCCTGCATCAGTTCAAACTAATGTTTCAGCTCCACTCACATTCATAGGAAACCGACCACTGCCTGCTGGGAGCTCTACTGGATGGTCAAGCAGTCCACCAGCTCCACAACCAGGTGTTGCATCCATGCCACCACCTTCAAATATATCAATGGCGAATATGGTGTCTTCTCTAAACCATCCTATTGCAGCAccaagttttatttcttttccacGGCCTCAAGCGGGACTTCCTTCTACATCGCTATCCACATCTCTGCAAGCAAGAATTCCAAGTTCTGTTTCTGGAAGTGTTCCAAATTTCGCTCCCCTAAAACCACCAATGATGACGGCTCAAAGCCCTGGCGATTTCACTTTTCAGCCTCATCGACCACAGAATCCATCCTTCCAAACAGTTCCCCAGCCAAGCAGTCACTTTTCAGCACACAACGCTTCTCTTGCCAGACCAATGTTGCCATCTCCAGCACCTCAAGCACCGTCTTTCCAGTTTCCTCAGCCAGGCAGTCAGGTGTTATCGAGACCACAACTCAGTGACCACATGGGTCAGCATCCATCAGCTCATATTTCTGCTGCTCCCTATGCCAGAAATTCAACTGCCATCTCAGTTCCTCCCAGACTCGCAACATTTCTAGAATCCAGTACCGTTCTACCTCGGACGCCACACCCACCAATGAGACCGAGTAACTTCAATCCACCCCACCAGATGCCCAATTTGCCAGGTCCTCTGCCTCCAAGGCCAGgaaattatattcaaattcagCAAAACTATCCTGCTCACGCAACTCGACCTGAGATCCCACGTGCTCCAAATCAACAGTTCAGCAGCAACCTTGCATTTACCTCTGGCAAGTCGGCGTCTGGTCCTGGAGGAGGGCAACAACTGTATGATCCATTCTCACCCACTTCTGCGAATCAACAGCAGGGAGGTAATCCAGGAAAGATGTGA
- the LOC137715440 gene encoding uncharacterized protein isoform X2: protein MLEDENDEDLLSAPQDPHHKSSKHQIDTNDVNQLELEKREAIGEILKLNPSYKTPPEYKPLLKEATVPIPVKEYPKYNFVGLIYGPGSDNQKQLEKETGAKIQVYGTKAGTGQKAEIKPSDGSEIHGEYENLYVHISADTFEKVDAAVAVIELLVTSVSGNLAAVSSTGASVSADNAHVPSQVQDTTTSNMVPTTVVNQGMVQPLPGLAQTPLDGQFQYPGPFFPRGPSSAPMNMPGFTPLNSSRPVLNSPSHLSTSPFNPAYLPSSLGLPPSLVSPRQNPPTTQFLPHAYVAPQPASVQTNVSAPLTFIGNRPLPAGSSTGWSSSPPAPQPGVASMPPPSNISMANMVSSLNHPIAAPSFISFPRPQAGLPSTSLSTSLQARIPSSVSGSVPNFAPLKPPMMTAQSPGDFTFQPHRPQNPSFQTVPQPSSHFSAHNASLARPMLPSPAPQAPSFQFPQPGSQVLSRPQLSDHMGQHPSAHISAAPYARNSTAISVPPRLATFLESSTVLPRTPHPPMRPSNFNPPHQMPNLPGPLPPRPGNYIQIQQNYPAHATRPEIPRAPNQQFSSNLAFTSGKSASGPGGGQQLYDPFSPTSANQQQGGNPGKM, encoded by the exons ATGTTAGAGGATGAGAATGATGAGGACTTACTATCAGCACCTCAAGATCCGCACCACAAATCCTCTAAGCATCAAATTGACACAAAC GACGTCAACCAATTGGAACTTGAGAAGCGGGAAGCCATAG GTGAGATATTAAAGTTAAATCCAAGCTACAAAACCCCACCTGAGTATAAACCTTTGTTGAAAGAGGCTACAGTCCCTATTCCT GTGAAAGAATATCCTAAATACAATTTTGTTGGCCTAATATATGGTCCTGGAAGTGATAACCAGAAACAATTAGAAAAG GAAACCGGAGCCAAGATTCAAGTCTATGGTACCAAAGCAGGGACAGGACAGAAG GCTGAAATAAAACCATCTGATGGGAGTGAAATCCATGGTGAATATGAAAACTTATATGTTCATATATCAGCTGACACATTTGAGAAAGTAGATGCAGCGGTTGCTGTAATTGAACTGTTAGTCACCTCTGTATCA GGAAATCTGGCAGCGGTTAGCAGTACAGGTGCTTCAGTTTCTGCTGATAATGCTCATGTTCCTAGTCAAGTCCAGGACACTACAACCTCTAATATGGTTCCGACTACTGTGGTAAATCAGGGAATGGTACAACCACTGCCAGGACTTGCACAAACTCCACTGGATGGGCAGTTTCAGTACCCTGGTCCATTTTTCCCAAGGGGCCCATCTTCTGCTCCCATGAATATGCCTGGCTTCACTCCACTGAATTCTTCGAGACCAGTTCTCAATAGTCCTTCCCATCTTTCAACTTCACCTTTCAACCCTGCATACCTACCTTCATCATTGGGTCTTCCGCCATCTCTTGTTTCCCCTAGACAAAATCCACCAACAACACAATTTTTGCCGCATGCATATGTGGCTCCCCAGCCTGCATCAGTTCAAACTAATGTTTCAGCTCCACTCACATTCATAGGAAACCGACCACTGCCTGCTGGGAGCTCTACTGGATGGTCAAGCAGTCCACCAGCTCCACAACCAGGTGTTGCATCCATGCCACCACCTTCAAATATATCAATGGCGAATATGGTGTCTTCTCTAAACCATCCTATTGCAGCAccaagttttatttcttttccacGGCCTCAAGCGGGACTTCCTTCTACATCGCTATCCACATCTCTGCAAGCAAGAATTCCAAGTTCTGTTTCTGGAAGTGTTCCAAATTTCGCTCCCCTAAAACCACCAATGATGACGGCTCAAAGCCCTGGCGATTTCACTTTTCAGCCTCATCGACCACAGAATCCATCCTTCCAAACAGTTCCCCAGCCAAGCAGTCACTTTTCAGCACACAACGCTTCTCTTGCCAGACCAATGTTGCCATCTCCAGCACCTCAAGCACCGTCTTTCCAGTTTCCTCAGCCAGGCAGTCAGGTGTTATCGAGACCACAACTCAGTGACCACATGGGTCAGCATCCATCAGCTCATATTTCTGCTGCTCCCTATGCCAGAAATTCAACTGCCATCTCAGTTCCTCCCAGACTCGCAACATTTCTAGAATCCAGTACCGTTCTACCTCGGACGCCACACCCACCAATGAGACCGAGTAACTTCAATCCACCCCACCAGATGCCCAATTTGCCAGGTCCTCTGCCTCCAAGGCCAGgaaattatattcaaattcagCAAAACTATCCTGCTCACGCAACTCGACCTGAGATCCCACGTGCTCCAAATCAACAGTTCAGCAGCAACCTTGCATTTACCTCTGGCAAGTCGGCGTCTGGTCCTGGAGGAGGGCAACAACTGTATGATCCATTCTCACCCACTTCTGCGAATCAACAGCAGGGAGGTAATCCAGGAAAGATGTGA
- the LOC137714094 gene encoding uncharacterized protein, producing the protein MGTLVGHVTPGFGFLLIGLWHLFNHIKLHLYQPNSYTAPTWFPTTKFKYLEPFLIMGGSSAFIATELFIAPEKHQPFDDDGTIPTNRLRNFEHCSISMAFLVYAAFAIILDKIAPKAQHGLTQLLGAIAFGQQLLLFHLHSTDHMGPEGQYHMLLQLVVLVSLATTLMGIGFPKSFLVSFVRSLSIFSQGAWLIVMGFMLWTPELMPKGCFMNLEEDPKVVTCHGDEALHRAKSLVNLEFSWFLVGIAIFGVSFYLVLVKVYGEKVEYSSLTRLREEDEEEPILDVESQKKSKLGETESFVSHMGKTAFASMDMEK; encoded by the coding sequence ATGGGCACTTTAGTTGGACATGTAACACCAGGCTTTGGGTTTCTTCTCATTGGCTTATGGCACCTCTTTAACCACATTAAACTCCATCTTTACCAGCCAAACTCCTACACAGCTCCAACCTGGTTTCCCACCACCAAATTCAAGTATTTGGAGCCCTTCTTAATCATGGGAGGCTCATCTGCCTTCATTGCAACGGAACTCTTCATAGCCCCAGAGAAACACCAACCCTTCGATGACGATGGAACCATCCCCACCAACCGTCTCCGCAACTTTGAGCACTGTTCAATCTCCATGGCCTTCTTGGTCTATGCAGCTTTTGCTATCATTCTTGACAAAATTGCCCCAAAAGCACAACATGGTTTGACCCAACTCCTTGGAGCCATAGCCTTTGGGCAGCAGCTTCTTCTCTTTCACCTTCACTCTACTGATCACATGGGACCTGAAGGCCAATACCACATGCTTCTGCAGCTTGTGGTTCTTGTTTCTTTGGCCACAACCCTTATGGGAATTGGTTTCCCTAAGAGTTTTTTGGTCAGCTTTGTGAGGTCACTTAGCATATTTTCCCAAGGTGCTTGGCTTATTGTCATGGGGTTCATGCTTTGGACACCTGAATTGATGCCAAAAGGTTGCTTCATGAACTTAGAGGAGGATCCCAAAGTGGTTACGTGCCATGGAGATGAGGCACTTCACAGAGCCAAGTCCTTAGTGAACCTCGAATTTAGTTGGTTCTTGGTGGGAATAGCCATTTTTGGGGTGTCCTtctatttggttttggttaaGGTTTACGGCGAAAAGGTTGAGTATTCTTCATTGACAAGGCTAcgcgaagaagatgaagaggaaCCGATTCTTGATGTTGAATCTCAAAAGAAAAGTAAGCTTGGAGAGACAGAGAGTTTTGTTAGTCATATGGGAAAAACAGCCTTTGCGTCCATGGACATGGAAAAGTAG
- the LOC137716459 gene encoding uncharacterized protein yields the protein MGTLVGHVAPGFGFLLIGLWHLFNHIKLHLNQPNSYIAPAWFPTSKFKYLELFLIMGGSSASIAMELFIGPEKHQPFDDDGTIPTNHLHNFEHSSISMAFLVYAAFAIVLDKIAPKAQHGLTQLLGAIAFGQQLLLFHLHSADHMGPEGQYHMLLQLVVLVSLTTTLLGIGFPKSFLVSFVRSLSIFFQGVWLMVMGFMLWTPDLMPKGCFMNLEEGHEVVRCHGDEALHRAKSLVNLQFSWFLVGIAILGVSLYLVLVKVYGEKVEYFALTRLREEDEEDTDLDVESQKISKLGDSKSFVNHTGKTAFAPIDMER from the coding sequence ATGGGTACTTTAGTTGGGCATGTAGCACCAGGCTTTGGGTTTCTTCTGATTGGCCTATGGCACCTCTTTAATCACATCAAACTCCATCTTAACCAACCAAACTCCTACATAGCTCCAGCCTGGTTTCCCACCTCCAAATTCAAGTATTTGGAGCTCTTCTTAATCATGGGAGGCTCATCTGCCTCCATTGCCATGGAACTCTTCATAGGCCCAGAGAAACACCAACCGTTCGATGACGATGGAACCATCCCCACCAACCATCTCCACAACTTTGAGCACTCTTCAATATCCATGGCTTTCTTGGTCTATGCAGCTTTTGCCATCGTCCTCGACAAAATTGCCCCAAAAGCACAGCATGGTTTGACCCAACTCCTTGGAGCCATAGCCTTTGGGCAGCAGCTTCTTCTCTTTCACCTTCACTCTGCTGATCACATGGGACCTGAAGGCCAATACCACATGCTTCTGCAGCTTGTCGTTCTTGTTTCTTTGACCACAACCCTATTGGGAATTGGTTTCCCCAAGAGTTTTTTGGTCAGCTTTGTGAGGTCACTTAGCATATTTTTCCAAGGGGTTTGGCTTATGGTCATGGGGTTCATGCTCTGGACACCTGACTTGATGCCAAAAGGTTGTTTCATGAACTTAGAGGAGGGTCACGAAGTGGTTAGGTGCCATGGAGATGAGGCACTTCACAGAGCCAAGTCCTTGGTGAATCTTCAATTTAGTTGGTTCTTGGTGGGAATAGCCATTTTGGGGGTGTCCTTGTATTTGGTTTTGGTCAAGGTTTACGGCGAAAAGGTTGAGTATTTTGCATTGACAAGGTTAcgcgaagaagatgaagaggatACGGATCTTGATGTTGAATCTCAAAAGATAAGTAAGCTTGGAGACTCAAAGAGTTTTGTTAATCATACGGGAAAAACAGCCTTTGCGCCCATAGACATGGAAAGGTAG